From the genome of Bradyrhizobium elkanii USDA 76, one region includes:
- the rpsL gene encoding 30S ribosomal protein S12 — protein sequence MPTINQLIANPREVQKSRKKVPALQQSPQKRGVCTRVYTTTPKKPNSALRKVAKVRLTNGFEVIGYIPGEGHNLQEHSVVMIRGGRVKDLPGVRYHILRGVLDTQGVKNRKQRRSKYGAKRPK from the coding sequence ATGCCGACGATCAACCAGCTGATCGCAAATCCGCGTGAAGTGCAGAAGTCGCGTAAGAAGGTGCCGGCGCTGCAGCAGTCGCCGCAGAAGCGCGGCGTGTGCACGCGCGTCTACACCACGACCCCGAAGAAGCCGAACTCGGCGCTTCGTAAGGTCGCCAAGGTGCGCCTGACCAACGGCTTCGAGGTGATCGGCTACATCCCGGGTGAAGGCCATAACCTGCAGGAGCACTCGGTGGTCATGATCCGCGGCGGCCGCGTCAAGGACTTGCCCGGTGTGCGCTACCACATCCTCCGCGGCGTGCTGGATACCCAGGGCGTCAAGAACCGTAAGCAGCGTCGTTCGAAGTACGGCGCGAAGCGTCCGAAGTAA
- the rpsG gene encoding 30S ribosomal protein S7, translated as MSRRHSAEKREVLPDPKFGNIIITKFMNSVMYAGKKSVAENIVYGALGMIEAKTKQNPLGVFEQALENVMPTIEVRSRRVGGATYQVPVEVRSVRRQALGIRWLISAARERNEKTMTERLSAELLDASNNRGNAVKKREDVHRMAEANRAFSHYRW; from the coding sequence ATGTCGCGTCGCCATTCTGCCGAGAAGCGTGAAGTTCTTCCGGATCCGAAGTTCGGGAACATCATCATTACGAAGTTCATGAACTCGGTGATGTACGCCGGGAAGAAGTCGGTTGCCGAAAACATCGTCTACGGTGCGCTCGGCATGATCGAGGCCAAGACCAAGCAGAACCCGCTCGGCGTGTTCGAGCAGGCGCTCGAGAACGTGATGCCGACCATCGAGGTTCGTTCCCGCCGCGTCGGCGGCGCGACCTACCAGGTTCCGGTCGAAGTCCGTTCGGTGCGCCGTCAGGCGCTCGGCATCCGCTGGCTGATCTCGGCCGCCCGCGAGCGCAACGAGAAGACCATGACCGAGCGTCTCTCGGCGGAGCTGCTCGACGCCTCGAACAATCGCGGCAACGCCGTCAAGAAGCGTGAAGACGTGCACCGGATGGCGGAAGCCAACCGCGCGTTCTCGCACTATCGCTGGTAA
- the fusA gene encoding elongation factor G → MPRQHAIEDYRNFGIMAHIDAGKTTTTERILYYTGKSHKIGEVHEGAATMDWMEQEQERGITITSAATTAFWNGKRLNIIDTPGHVDFTIEVERSLRVLDGAVCVLDSNQGVEPQTETVWRQGDKYKVPRIVFANKMDKTGADFFKCLSDIVDRLGAKPIAIQLPIGAENNFKGLVDLVKMKGVIWNDESLGAKFDYVDIPEDLVEQAKEYREKMVEAAVELDDDALAAFLDGKEPDEATLKRLIRKAVLTGAFYPVLCGSAFKNKGVQPLLDAVVDYLPSPIDVPAIKGTDEDGNEVVRKADDKEPLALLAFKIMDDPFVGTITFCRIYSGILQSGTGVINSTREKKERIGRMLLMHANNREDIKEAYAGDIVALAGLKEARTGDTLCDPNKPVILEKMEFPEPVIEIAIEPKSKADQEKLGVALAKLAAEDPSFRVSTDHESGQTILKGMGELHLDIKVDILKRTYKVDANIGAPQVAFRERVTKRVEHSYTHKKQTGGTGQFAAVTLIVEPNEAGKGYEFESKIVGGAVPKEYIPGVEKGLESVLSSGVVAGFPIVDVKVQLIDGKFHDVDSSALAFEIATRACFREALQMGKSVLLEPIMKVEVVTPEDYTGSVIGDLNSRRGQIQGQDMRGNANVINAMVPLMNMFGYVNNLRSMSQGRATFTMQFDHYAEAPANVSAEVQKKFA, encoded by the coding sequence ATGCCCCGCCAACATGCCATCGAGGACTACCGCAACTTCGGTATCATGGCGCATATCGACGCCGGCAAGACCACGACCACCGAGCGCATCCTGTATTACACCGGCAAGAGCCACAAGATCGGCGAAGTGCACGAAGGTGCCGCGACGATGGACTGGATGGAGCAGGAGCAGGAGCGTGGCATCACGATCACCTCGGCTGCGACCACCGCGTTCTGGAACGGCAAGCGCCTGAACATCATCGACACCCCCGGCCACGTCGACTTCACCATTGAGGTCGAGCGTTCGCTGCGCGTGCTCGACGGTGCCGTTTGCGTCCTCGACTCCAACCAGGGTGTCGAGCCGCAGACCGAGACCGTCTGGCGCCAGGGCGACAAGTACAAGGTTCCGCGCATCGTCTTCGCCAACAAGATGGACAAGACCGGCGCCGACTTCTTCAAGTGCCTGTCCGACATCGTCGACCGCCTCGGCGCCAAGCCGATCGCCATCCAGCTGCCGATCGGTGCCGAGAACAACTTCAAGGGTCTCGTCGACCTCGTGAAGATGAAGGGCGTCATCTGGAACGATGAATCGCTCGGCGCCAAGTTCGACTATGTCGACATTCCGGAAGATCTGGTCGAGCAGGCCAAGGAGTATCGCGAGAAGATGGTGGAAGCCGCCGTCGAACTCGACGACGACGCTTTGGCTGCGTTCCTCGACGGCAAGGAGCCGGACGAGGCGACCCTGAAGCGCCTGATCCGCAAGGCCGTGCTGACCGGCGCGTTCTATCCGGTGCTGTGCGGCTCCGCGTTCAAGAACAAGGGCGTGCAGCCGCTGCTCGACGCCGTCGTCGACTACCTGCCGTCGCCGATCGACGTGCCCGCGATCAAGGGCACCGACGAGGACGGCAACGAGGTCGTGCGCAAGGCGGACGACAAGGAGCCGCTGGCGCTGCTCGCGTTCAAGATCATGGACGACCCCTTCGTCGGCACCATCACCTTCTGCCGCATCTACTCCGGCATCCTGCAGTCGGGCACCGGCGTCATCAACTCGACCCGCGAGAAGAAGGAGCGGATCGGGCGGATGCTGCTGATGCATGCGAACAACCGCGAGGACATCAAGGAAGCCTATGCCGGCGACATCGTCGCGCTGGCCGGCCTGAAGGAAGCGCGCACCGGCGACACGCTGTGCGATCCCAACAAGCCGGTGATCCTCGAGAAGATGGAATTCCCGGAGCCGGTGATCGAGATCGCGATCGAGCCGAAGTCGAAGGCCGACCAGGAGAAGCTGGGCGTGGCGCTGGCGAAGCTCGCCGCGGAGGATCCGTCCTTCCGCGTGTCGACCGACCACGAGTCCGGCCAGACCATCCTCAAGGGCATGGGCGAACTGCATCTCGACATCAAGGTCGACATCCTCAAGCGCACCTACAAGGTCGACGCCAATATCGGCGCGCCGCAGGTGGCGTTCCGCGAGCGTGTCACCAAGCGGGTCGAGCACAGCTACACCCACAAGAAGCAGACCGGCGGTACCGGCCAGTTCGCGGCCGTCACCCTGATCGTCGAGCCGAACGAAGCCGGCAAGGGCTACGAGTTCGAATCGAAGATCGTCGGCGGCGCGGTTCCGAAGGAATACATCCCCGGCGTCGAGAAGGGTCTCGAGAGCGTGCTGTCCTCCGGCGTGGTCGCGGGCTTCCCGATCGTCGACGTCAAGGTGCAGCTGATCGACGGCAAGTTCCACGACGTCGACTCGTCGGCGCTGGCCTTCGAAATCGCCACGCGCGCCTGCTTCCGCGAGGCGCTGCAGATGGGCAAGTCCGTTCTGCTCGAGCCGATCATGAAGGTCGAGGTGGTGACCCCGGAAGACTACACCGGTTCGGTCATCGGCGACCTGAATTCCCGGCGCGGCCAGATCCAGGGCCAAGACATGCGCGGCAACGCCAACGTCATCAACGCGATGGTGCCGCTCATGAACATGTTCGGTTACGTGAACAACCTGCGCTCGATGAGCCAGGGTCGCGCGACCTTCACCATGCAGTTCGATCACTACGCCGAAGCTCCGGCGAACGTGTCGGCTGAAGTCCAGAAGAAGTTTGCCTGA
- the tuf gene encoding elongation factor Tu: MAKAKFERNKPHCNIGTIGHVDHGKTSLTAAITKVLAETGGATFTAYDQIDKAPEEKARGITISTAHVEYETTNRHYAHVDCPGHADYVKNMITGAAQMDGAILVVSAADGPMPQTREHILLARQVGVPALVVFLNKCDMVDDPELLELVELEVRELLSKYEFPGDKIPIIKGSALAALEDKDKKLGHDAILELMRNVDEYIPQPERPIDQPFLMPVEDVFSISGRGTVVTGRVERGVIKVGEEIEIVGIRDTQKTIVTGVEMFRKLLDQGQAGDNIGALLRGTKREEVERGQVLCKPGSVKPHTKFKAEAYILTKEEGGRHTPFFTNYRPQFYFRTTDVTGVVHLPEGTEMVMPGDNIAMEVHLIVPIAMEEKLRFAIREGGRTVGAGVVAAIIE; encoded by the coding sequence ATGGCCAAAGCTAAATTCGAACGTAACAAGCCCCACTGCAACATCGGCACCATCGGTCACGTCGACCATGGCAAGACCTCGCTGACCGCAGCGATCACCAAGGTGCTCGCAGAAACCGGCGGCGCGACGTTCACCGCCTACGACCAGATCGACAAGGCGCCGGAAGAGAAGGCCCGCGGCATCACGATCTCGACCGCTCACGTCGAGTACGAGACGACCAACCGCCACTACGCCCACGTCGACTGCCCCGGCCACGCCGACTACGTGAAGAACATGATCACCGGTGCCGCGCAGATGGACGGCGCGATCCTGGTCGTGTCGGCTGCTGACGGCCCGATGCCGCAGACCCGCGAGCACATCCTGCTCGCCCGCCAGGTCGGCGTGCCCGCGCTCGTCGTGTTCCTCAACAAGTGCGACATGGTCGACGATCCGGAGCTGCTCGAGCTCGTCGAGCTCGAAGTCCGCGAGCTGCTCTCGAAGTACGAATTCCCGGGCGACAAGATCCCGATCATCAAGGGCTCGGCGCTCGCCGCCCTCGAGGACAAGGACAAGAAGCTCGGCCACGACGCCATCCTCGAGCTGATGCGCAACGTCGACGAGTACATCCCGCAGCCGGAGCGTCCGATCGACCAGCCGTTCCTGATGCCGGTTGAAGACGTGTTCTCGATCTCGGGCCGCGGCACCGTCGTCACCGGCCGTGTCGAGCGCGGCGTGATCAAGGTCGGCGAGGAAATCGAAATCGTCGGTATCCGCGACACCCAGAAGACCATCGTCACCGGCGTCGAAATGTTCCGCAAGCTGCTCGATCAGGGCCAGGCTGGCGACAACATCGGTGCGCTGCTCCGCGGCACCAAGCGCGAGGAAGTTGAGCGTGGCCAGGTGCTGTGCAAGCCCGGTTCGGTCAAGCCGCACACCAAGTTCAAGGCTGAGGCTTACATCCTCACCAAGGAAGAGGGCGGTCGCCACACCCCGTTCTTCACCAACTACCGTCCGCAGTTCTACTTCCGCACCACCGACGTGACCGGTGTCGTGCACCTGCCGGAAGGCACCGAGATGGTGATGCCGGGCGACAACATCGCGATGGAAGTGCACCTGATCGTGCCGATCGCGATGGAAGAGAAGCTGCGCTTCGCGATCCGCGAAGGCGGCCGCACCGTCGGCGCCGGCGTCGTCGCCGCGATCATCGAGTAA
- the rpsJ gene encoding 30S ribosomal protein S10 — protein MNGQNIRIRLKAFDHRILDTSTREIVNTAKRTGAQVRGPIPLPTRIEKFTVNRSPHVDKKSREQFEMRTHKRLLDIVDPTPQTVDALMKLDLAAGVDVEIKL, from the coding sequence ATGAACGGCCAAAATATTCGCATCCGTCTCAAGGCGTTCGACCATCGAATCCTCGATACGTCGACCCGCGAGATCGTGAACACGGCGAAGCGCACCGGTGCGCAGGTTCGCGGACCGATTCCGCTGCCGACCCGCATCGAGAAGTTCACCGTCAACCGTTCGCCGCACGTTGACAAGAAGAGCCGCGAGCAATTCGAGATGCGCACCCACAAGCGCCTCCTCGACATTGTCGACCCGACCCCGCAGACCGTCGATGCGCTGATGAAGCTCGACCTGGCCGCCGGTGTCGACGTCGAGATCAAGCTCTAA
- the rplC gene encoding 50S ribosomal protein L3 produces MRSGVIAQKVGMTRVFTETGEHIPVTVLKLGNCQVLGHRTTEKNGYVALQLGSGARKTVYMPKAERGQFAVAKVEPKRKVAEFRVSEDALIPVGAEIQADHFVVGQFVDVTGTSIGKGFAGGMKRWNFGGLRATHGVSISHRSIGSTGGRQDPGKTFKNKKMPGHMGVDRITTLNLRVVSTDVERGLILVEGAVPGSKGGWISVRDAVKKPLPKEAPKPGKFKVAGGEAAEAVAEKEGV; encoded by the coding sequence ATGCGCTCCGGAGTGATCGCACAAAAGGTCGGGATGACGCGGGTCTTTACGGAGACCGGCGAGCATATCCCTGTGACCGTGCTGAAGTTGGGCAACTGCCAGGTGCTGGGCCACCGCACGACCGAGAAGAACGGCTATGTCGCTCTTCAGCTCGGCTCGGGCGCCCGCAAGACCGTGTACATGCCCAAGGCCGAACGCGGCCAGTTCGCGGTCGCCAAGGTCGAACCGAAGCGCAAGGTCGCCGAGTTCCGCGTGTCCGAGGACGCGCTGATCCCGGTCGGCGCGGAAATCCAGGCGGACCATTTCGTGGTCGGCCAGTTTGTCGACGTGACCGGCACCTCGATCGGCAAGGGCTTTGCCGGCGGCATGAAGCGCTGGAATTTCGGCGGTCTGCGCGCCACCCACGGCGTGTCGATCTCGCACCGTTCGATCGGTTCGACCGGTGGTCGTCAGGACCCCGGCAAGACCTTCAAGAACAAGAAGATGCCCGGTCACATGGGCGTCGACCGCATCACCACACTCAATCTGCGCGTGGTTTCGACCGATGTCGAGCGCGGCCTGATCCTCGTCGAAGGCGCCGTTCCCGGCTCCAAGGGCGGCTGGATCTCGGTGCGCGACGCCGTCAAGAAGCCGCTGCCGAAGGAAGCCCCGAAGCCCGGCAAGTTCAAGGTTGCAGGTGGCGAAGCTGCCGAGGCTGTGGCCGAGAAGGAGGGCGTGTGA
- the rplD gene encoding 50S ribosomal protein L4 has product MELKVTTLEGKDAGSVELSDAIFGLEPRADIIQRCVQWQLNKRQAGTHKAKGRAEIWRTGKKMYKQKGTGGARHGSARVPQFRGGGRAFGPVVRSHATDLPKKVRALALKHALSAKAKDGGLIVIDNAQLEAAKTKALLGHFSGLGLTNALIIDGAELNAGFATAARNIPNIDVLPIQGINVYDILRRQKLVLTKAAVDALEARFK; this is encoded by the coding sequence ATGGAATTGAAAGTCACGACCCTTGAAGGCAAGGACGCCGGATCCGTCGAGCTCTCGGACGCGATCTTCGGTCTCGAGCCGCGTGCCGACATCATTCAGCGCTGTGTGCAGTGGCAGCTGAACAAGCGTCAGGCCGGCACCCACAAGGCCAAGGGCCGCGCCGAGATCTGGCGCACCGGCAAGAAGATGTACAAGCAGAAGGGCACCGGCGGCGCCCGTCACGGCTCGGCCCGCGTGCCGCAGTTCCGCGGCGGTGGCCGTGCGTTCGGTCCGGTTGTTCGCTCGCACGCGACCGACCTGCCGAAGAAGGTGCGCGCGCTCGCGCTGAAGCATGCGCTGTCGGCCAAGGCCAAGGACGGCGGGCTGATCGTGATCGACAATGCGCAGCTCGAGGCCGCGAAGACCAAGGCGCTGCTCGGTCACTTCTCCGGCCTCGGGCTCACCAACGCGCTGATCATCGACGGCGCCGAGCTGAACGCCGGTTTCGCGACCGCGGCCCGCAACATTCCGAACATCGACGTGCTGCCGATCCAGGGCATCAACGTCTACGACATTCTCCGCCGCCAGAAGCTGGTGCTGACCAAGGCTGCGGTTGATGCGCTGGAGGCGCGCTTCAAATGA
- a CDS encoding 50S ribosomal protein L23, with protein sequence MKNIDPRHYDVIISPVVTEKATLASEHNKVLFKVAGKATKPQIKEAVEKLFDVKVKSVNTLVRKGKTKVFRGNLGSQSDTKRAIVTLEEGHRIDVTTGL encoded by the coding sequence ATGAAGAACATCGATCCGCGCCACTACGACGTCATCATCTCGCCGGTCGTGACGGAAAAGGCGACGCTCGCCTCCGAGCACAACAAGGTGCTGTTCAAGGTCGCCGGCAAGGCCACCAAGCCGCAGATCAAGGAAGCGGTCGAGAAGCTGTTCGATGTCAAGGTGAAGAGCGTCAACACGCTCGTTCGCAAGGGCAAGACCAAGGTGTTCCGCGGCAATCTCGGCTCGCAGTCGGATACCAAGCGCGCGATCGTGACCCTGGAAGAGGGCCACCGCATCGACGTGACTACCGGACTATAA
- the rplB gene encoding 50S ribosomal protein L2, whose translation MALKTFNPTTPGQRQLVMVDRSALYKGKPVKTLTEGKLGNGGRNNTGRITVRFRGGGHKKAYRTVDFRRDKVDVPAVVERLEYDPNRTAFIALIKYQDGELAYILAPQRLAAGDTVVAGNYVDVKPGNVMPLGNMPVGTIVHNIELKIGKGGQLARSAGTYAQIVGRDQDYVIIRLNSGEQRLVHGRCRGTIGAVSNPDHMNISIGKAGRTRWLGWRPHNRGVVMNPIDHPHGGGEGRTSGGRHPVTPWGKPTKGKKTRTNKSTNKFILLSRHKRKK comes from the coding sequence ATGGCATTGAAAACCTTTAATCCCACGACGCCGGGCCAGCGCCAGCTGGTCATGGTCGATCGTTCGGCGCTCTACAAGGGCAAGCCGGTGAAGACCCTGACCGAGGGCAAGCTCGGTAATGGCGGTCGCAACAACACCGGTCGCATCACCGTGCGTTTCCGCGGCGGCGGCCACAAGAAGGCCTACCGCACCGTCGACTTCCGCCGCGACAAGGTGGACGTGCCGGCGGTCGTCGAGCGGCTCGAGTACGATCCGAACCGCACCGCGTTCATCGCGCTGATCAAGTATCAGGACGGCGAGCTGGCCTACATCCTGGCGCCGCAGCGCCTGGCAGCGGGCGACACCGTCGTCGCCGGCAACTATGTCGACGTCAAGCCGGGCAACGTCATGCCGCTCGGCAACATGCCGGTCGGCACGATCGTGCACAACATCGAGCTCAAGATCGGCAAGGGCGGCCAGCTGGCGCGCTCCGCCGGCACCTACGCCCAGATCGTCGGCCGCGACCAGGACTACGTGATCATCCGTCTGAACTCGGGTGAGCAGCGTCTGGTGCACGGCCGTTGCCGCGGCACGATCGGCGCGGTCTCGAACCCGGATCACATGAACATCTCGATCGGCAAGGCCGGTCGTACCCGCTGGCTCGGCTGGCGTCCGCACAACCGCGGCGTCGTCATGAACCCGATCGATCACCCGCACGGCGGTGGTGAAGGTCGTACCTCGGGCGGTCGCCACCCGGTTACTCCGTGGGGCAAGCCGACCAAGGGCAAGAAGACCCGCACCAACAAGTCGACCAACAAATTCATTCTCCTCAGCCGCCACAAGCGGAAGAAGTAA
- the rpsS gene encoding 30S ribosomal protein S19: MVRSVWKGPFVEGSLLKKADAARASGRHDVIKIWSRRSTILPQFVGLTFGVYNGQKHVPVAINEEMVGHKFGEFSPTRTFHGHSGDKKAKKA, translated from the coding sequence ATGGTTCGTTCAGTCTGGAAAGGCCCGTTCGTCGAAGGTTCTCTGCTCAAGAAGGCAGATGCCGCCCGCGCGTCCGGCCGTCACGACGTCATCAAGATCTGGAGCCGCCGCTCCACCATCCTGCCGCAGTTCGTCGGCCTGACCTTCGGTGTCTACAACGGCCAGAAGCATGTGCCGGTGGCGATCAACGAGGAAATGGTGGGTCACAAGTTCGGCGAGTTCTCGCCGACCCGGACCTTCCACGGCCACTCGGGCGACAAGAAAGCCAAGAAGGCTTGA
- the rplV gene encoding 50S ribosomal protein L22 — protein sequence MSKPKRERSLADNEAKAVARMLRVSPQKLNLVAQLIRGRKASAALADLQFSRKRIAVDVKKCLESAIANAENNHDLDVDDLVVAEAHVGNGIVMKRFAPRGRGRSGRVFKPFSHLTIVVRQVEAEASA from the coding sequence ATGAGCAAACCAAAGCGCGAACGTAGCCTCGCGGACAATGAGGCCAAGGCCGTCGCCCGCATGCTGCGCGTCAGCCCGCAGAAGCTCAACCTGGTGGCGCAGCTGATCCGCGGCCGCAAGGCGTCCGCTGCGCTCGCCGACCTGCAGTTCTCGCGCAAGCGGATCGCGGTCGACGTCAAGAAGTGCCTGGAATCGGCGATCGCCAACGCCGAGAACAACCATGACCTCGATGTCGACGATCTCGTCGTTGCCGAGGCGCATGTCGGCAACGGCATCGTGATGAAGCGTTTTGCTCCGCGCGGCCGTGGCCGTTCGGGCCGTGTGTTCAAACCGTTCTCGCACCTGACCATCGTGGTTCGTCAGGTCGAGGCCGAGGCAAGCGCTTAA
- the rpsC gene encoding 30S ribosomal protein S3, with amino-acid sequence MGQKINPIGLRLGINRTWDSRWFAGKQEYGKLLHEDVKIREILHKELKQAAVARIVIERPHKKCRVTIHSARPGVVIGKKGADIDKLRKKVADITSSDVVINIVEIRKPELDATLVAESIAQQLERRVAFRRAMKRAVQSAMRLGAEGIRINCSGRLGGAEIARMEWYREGRVPLHTLRADVDYGVATAFTTFGTCGVKVWIFKGEILEHDPMAQDKKMAEGDNTPRSRRDAA; translated from the coding sequence ATGGGTCAAAAGATCAATCCAATCGGGCTGCGTCTCGGCATCAACCGGACCTGGGACTCCCGTTGGTTCGCCGGCAAGCAGGAATACGGCAAGCTCCTGCACGAGGACGTCAAGATCCGCGAGATCCTGCACAAGGAGCTCAAGCAGGCGGCCGTCGCCCGCATCGTTATCGAGCGTCCGCACAAGAAGTGCCGCGTGACGATCCACTCGGCCCGTCCGGGCGTCGTGATCGGCAAGAAGGGCGCCGACATCGACAAGCTGCGCAAGAAGGTCGCCGACATCACCTCGTCGGACGTCGTGATCAACATCGTCGAAATCCGCAAGCCGGAGCTCGACGCGACCCTGGTCGCTGAATCGATCGCCCAGCAGCTCGAGCGCCGCGTCGCGTTCCGCCGCGCCATGAAGCGCGCCGTGCAGTCGGCGATGCGTCTCGGTGCCGAGGGCATCCGTATCAACTGCTCGGGCCGTCTCGGCGGCGCCGAAATCGCGCGCATGGAGTGGTACCGCGAAGGTCGCGTGCCGCTGCACACGTTGCGCGCCGACGTCGACTACGGCGTTGCCACCGCGTTCACGACCTTCGGCACCTGCGGCGTCAAGGTCTGGATCTTCAAGGGCGAGATCCTCGAGCACGATCCGATGGCCCAGGACAAGAAGATGGCCGAGGGCGACAACACGCCGCGTTCGCGCCGCGACGCCGCTTGA
- the rplP gene encoding 50S ribosomal protein L16: MMQPKKTKFRKAHKGRIHGVATSGATLAFGQFGLKAMEPDRVTARQIEAARRALTRHMKRAGRVWIRVFPDVPVSKKPAEVRMGSGKGAPELWVVRIKPGRVMFEIDGVPVQTAKEALSLAAAKLPIKTRFVARIAE; encoded by the coding sequence ATGATGCAACCTAAGAAAACGAAGTTCCGGAAGGCGCATAAGGGCCGTATCCACGGCGTTGCGACCTCTGGCGCGACGTTGGCGTTCGGCCAGTTCGGCCTCAAGGCGATGGAGCCTGACCGCGTCACCGCCCGTCAGATCGAAGCCGCCCGCCGCGCGCTGACCCGTCACATGAAGCGCGCCGGCCGCGTTTGGATCCGCGTGTTCCCGGACGTGCCGGTGTCGAAGAAGCCCGCCGAAGTCCGCATGGGCTCCGGCAAGGGTGCCCCGGAATTGTGGGTGGTCCGGATCAAGCCGGGCCGCGTGATGTTCGAGATCGACGGCGTGCCGGTGCAGACCGCGAAGGAAGCGCTGTCGCTCGCCGCCGCCAAGCTGCCGATCAAGACGCGCTTCGTTGCGCGCATTGCGGAGTAA
- the rpmC gene encoding 50S ribosomal protein L29 produces MAEMKVEDIRAMSDDQREDAILNLKKERFNLRFQRATGQLENTSRMREARRDIARIKTIAAQQRAKKK; encoded by the coding sequence ATGGCCGAGATGAAAGTTGAAGACATTCGCGCGATGAGCGACGACCAGCGGGAAGACGCGATCCTGAACCTGAAGAAGGAGCGCTTCAACCTGCGTTTCCAGCGCGCCACCGGGCAGCTGGAGAACACCTCGCGGATGCGGGAAGCCCGCCGCGATATCGCTCGTATCAAGACCATCGCTGCCCAGCAGCGCGCGAAGAAGAAGTAA
- the rpsQ gene encoding 30S ribosomal protein S17, translating to MPKRTLQGVVVSDKQAKTIVVRVDRRFTHPIYKKTIRRSKNYHAHDENNQFKPGDMVWIEESKPISKLKRWTVVRGEHKKTA from the coding sequence ATGCCGAAACGTACTCTGCAGGGCGTGGTCGTCAGCGACAAGCAAGCCAAGACCATCGTGGTGCGCGTCGATCGCCGCTTCACCCACCCGATCTACAAGAAGACGATCCGCCGTTCCAAGAACTACCACGCGCACGACGAGAACAACCAGTTCAAGCCGGGCGACATGGTCTGGATCGAGGAATCGAAGCCGATCTCGAAGCTGAAGCGCTGGACCGTGGTCCGGGGCGAACACAAGAAAACGGCCTGA
- the rplN gene encoding 50S ribosomal protein L14: MIQMQTNLDVADNSGARRVMCIKVLGGSKRRYATVGDVIVVSIKEAIPRGKVKKGDVMKAVVVRVRKDIRRADGSVIRFDRNAAVLINNQSEPVGTRIFGPVPRELRAKNHMKIISLAPEVL, encoded by the coding sequence ATGATTCAGATGCAGACCAACCTCGACGTGGCCGATAATTCAGGCGCACGCCGTGTCATGTGCATCAAGGTTCTTGGAGGTTCCAAGCGCCGCTATGCCACCGTGGGCGACGTTATCGTTGTGTCGATCAAGGAAGCCATTCCGCGTGGCAAGGTGAAGAAGGGCGACGTGATGAAGGCCGTCGTGGTCCGGGTCCGCAAGGACATCCGCCGCGCCGACGGTTCGGTCATCCGCTTCGACCGCAACGCCGCCGTGCTGATCAACAATCAGTCCGAGCCGGTCGGCACCCGTATCTTCGGGCCGGTGCCGCGCGAGCTGCGCGCCAAGAACCACATGAAGATCATTTCGCTCGCGCCGGAGGTGCTGTGA
- the rplX gene encoding 50S ribosomal protein L24: protein MAAKIRKGDKVMVLTGRDKGRTGEVFEVRPDENKALVRGINMVKRHQKQTQTQEGGIISKEMPIDLSNIAYVGKDGKPTRIGFKIQADGKKVRVAKSSGAEIDG, encoded by the coding sequence ATGGCTGCCAAGATCCGCAAGGGCGACAAGGTGATGGTGCTCACCGGCCGCGACAAGGGTCGCACCGGCGAGGTGTTCGAGGTGCGTCCGGACGAGAACAAGGCTCTCGTTCGCGGCATCAACATGGTGAAGCGCCACCAGAAGCAGACCCAGACCCAGGAAGGCGGCATCATCTCCAAGGAGATGCCGATCGACCTTTCGAACATTGCGTATGTCGGCAAGGACGGAAAGCCGACCCGCATCGGGTTCAAGATTCAGGCCGATGGCAAGAAGGTTCGTGTTGCCAAGAGCTCGGGAGCAGAGATCGATGGCTGA